In Streptomyces canus, one DNA window encodes the following:
- a CDS encoding NUDIX hydrolase, giving the protein MTTTPDFATYIAGLPRILAGAAALFRDASGRILLVEPNYREGWALPGGTIESDEGETPRQGARRETLEEIGLDRDLGRLLAVDWVYRPTWPPLVAYLYDGGVLGEDDLKAIRLQEEELLSWRLVPHEELAEYLPDGLGRRVLAALDVLADGAGTVELENGRRVG; this is encoded by the coding sequence ATGACCACCACCCCTGACTTCGCCACGTACATCGCCGGTCTGCCCCGGATCCTCGCCGGTGCCGCCGCTCTCTTCCGTGACGCCTCGGGCCGGATCCTGCTCGTCGAGCCCAACTACCGTGAGGGTTGGGCGCTTCCGGGCGGCACGATCGAGTCCGACGAGGGCGAGACCCCTCGGCAGGGCGCGCGCCGCGAGACCCTCGAGGAGATCGGGCTCGACCGCGACCTCGGCCGGCTGCTCGCCGTGGACTGGGTGTACCGGCCGACCTGGCCGCCCCTGGTGGCGTACCTGTACGACGGCGGTGTCCTCGGCGAGGACGACCTCAAGGCGATCCGCCTCCAGGAGGAGGAGCTGCTGTCCTGGCGGCTCGTGCCGCACGAGGAGCTGGCCGAGTATCTGCCCGACGGGCTCGGCCGCCGGGTCCTGGCCGCGCTGGACGTGCTCGCGGACGGGGCGGGGACGGTGGAACTGGAGAACGGGCGCCGGGTGGGCTGA